A window from Exiguobacterium marinum DSM 16307 encodes these proteins:
- a CDS encoding LutC/YkgG family protein, which yields MNPGTITNREDFLKRIAKQLGREIDLTPPKREYKNHPQDHVLKGVSEEELLETFRMVATRIHTDLVECESKHLDDTLRLLIERYEGTRILAENDERISAWAPSTSETFAWWDSTQPEMSRDLAIRADIGITIADAAFAESATIVQYAKPGKSRTISLLPQDHIAIIPKSVLVPRMTQTAQQLAALDRDGLHSPNGVNFISGPSNSADIEMNLIVGVHGPVRVAYILVHDL from the coding sequence ATGAATCCTGGAACAATCACAAACCGTGAAGACTTTTTAAAACGAATCGCGAAACAACTTGGTCGTGAAATTGACCTCACACCACCGAAACGCGAATATAAGAACCATCCACAAGATCACGTGTTAAAAGGTGTGAGTGAAGAAGAACTGCTTGAGACGTTTCGCATGGTCGCGACCCGAATCCACACCGATTTAGTAGAATGTGAATCGAAACATCTTGATGATACACTCCGTCTCTTGATTGAACGCTATGAAGGAACGCGCATCCTTGCGGAAAACGATGAACGGATTTCTGCTTGGGCACCCTCAACGAGTGAGACGTTCGCTTGGTGGGATTCGACACAACCGGAAATGAGTCGAGATTTGGCTATACGTGCTGACATCGGAATCACAATTGCGGATGCGGCGTTTGCGGAAAGTGCGACGATCGTCCAATATGCGAAACCTGGTAAATCACGGACCATCAGTCTGTTACCACAAGACCATATCGCGATCATCCCAAAATCTGTCCTTGTTCCGCGCATGACGCAAACGGCACAACAACTTGCCGCACTAGACCGAGACGGCCTTCATTCCCCGAACGGTGTCAATTTCATCTCTGGACCGTCAAACTCAGCCGACATCGAGATGAATCTCATTGTCGGCGTTCATGGTCCTGTTCGAGTCGCCTATATTTTAGTGCATGATTTATAA
- a CDS encoding DUF4097 family beta strand repeat-containing protein: MNEEQYLSELEQLLMKVKVKDRLDILRDVSEYFSSGRLEGRSDEEMARELGEPSILASELLASVDFEVSESIRPPAVVKSSTVAFQSVLIQVQNAQVFVTPSQDGYAYATLETETDHGVAMDIVGDTLEIRIESERRFGLSDLFSWFGSKAPVLRVELPHHAYHQIQLKNRHGTSDVQDLQAERLHVESENGRVVAHQIQAKHGVLRTSNGKVLASSCHGHDWELHSSNGRVEAKHSRLERINIHSSNGRIDVDHVTGAIDAKTSNGRIDCSVQAIQAPIRLKSSNGKIDLHVDERPEDVTIRAKSRNGKVDVFGERSKECVFGDGAIEVKLTSSNGSVTVS; encoded by the coding sequence ATGAATGAAGAACAGTACTTGTCAGAGCTTGAGCAATTATTGATGAAAGTAAAGGTGAAGGATCGCCTCGATATATTACGAGATGTGTCCGAGTATTTCTCGAGCGGCCGATTAGAAGGAAGAAGTGATGAAGAGATGGCACGCGAGTTAGGGGAACCGAGCATACTCGCCTCGGAACTGCTCGCCTCCGTCGATTTTGAAGTATCGGAGTCGATACGACCACCCGCGGTTGTTAAAAGTTCGACGGTAGCCTTTCAAAGTGTCCTCATTCAAGTACAAAATGCGCAAGTGTTCGTCACTCCATCACAAGATGGTTATGCTTACGCAACGCTCGAAACAGAGACGGATCATGGGGTCGCGATGGACATCGTTGGGGACACATTGGAGATTCGAATCGAATCAGAACGTCGTTTTGGTCTATCTGATCTATTTTCGTGGTTCGGGTCGAAAGCACCGGTGCTTCGGGTTGAATTGCCACATCACGCCTATCATCAAATTCAATTGAAAAACCGCCACGGTACGAGTGATGTACAGGACCTCCAAGCGGAACGATTACATGTCGAGAGTGAGAACGGTCGAGTCGTCGCGCATCAGATTCAAGCGAAACACGGTGTACTGCGCACCTCGAACGGAAAAGTGCTTGCGTCGAGTTGTCACGGTCATGATTGGGAGCTTCACTCCTCAAATGGTCGCGTGGAAGCGAAACACTCTCGACTGGAGCGCATCAACATCCATTCCTCGAACGGTCGAATCGATGTCGATCACGTCACGGGGGCGATTGATGCCAAAACGTCAAACGGTCGGATTGACTGTTCCGTACAAGCGATTCAAGCACCGATTCGGTTAAAATCGAGCAATGGAAAAATTGACTTACATGTCGATGAACGTCCGGAAGATGTGACGATTCGAGCGAAGTCTCGAAATGGTAAAGTTGATGTGTTCGGCGAACGATCGAAAGAATGCGTGTTTGGGGACGGGGCGATTGAAGTGAAGTTAACAAGTTCAAACGGAAGCGTCACCGTGTCATGA
- a CDS encoding (Fe-S)-binding protein, which produces MPNVALFVTCLSDTLFPSVGKATVELLEHLGCDVTFPFEQTCCGQPAYNSGYHEETKKIAKHMIETFEKADAEYIVGPSGSCVMMMRDYPHLFQDDPMWGPRAEAHAAKTFELTQFIVDVLEVTDVGAKFPSKATYHASCHMTRLLGIEAAPGKLLENVDGLTMIPLENVHNCCGFGGTFSVKMPDVSVQMVDEKVESILQSGAEVLIGADASCLMNIGGRLHKQGHPIKVMHIAEVLNEGVKQA; this is translated from the coding sequence ATGCCGAATGTAGCTTTATTCGTCACATGTTTATCTGATACGTTGTTCCCATCTGTCGGAAAAGCGACAGTCGAACTACTCGAACATTTAGGATGCGATGTGACTTTCCCGTTTGAACAGACGTGCTGTGGGCAACCTGCCTATAATAGTGGTTATCATGAGGAAACGAAGAAAATCGCCAAGCACATGATTGAAACGTTTGAGAAGGCAGATGCAGAGTATATCGTCGGACCATCAGGATCTTGTGTCATGATGATGCGCGACTATCCACATTTATTTCAAGATGACCCGATGTGGGGACCACGCGCAGAAGCGCACGCCGCCAAAACGTTCGAACTGACGCAGTTCATCGTTGATGTGCTCGAAGTCACCGATGTCGGTGCTAAGTTCCCTAGTAAGGCGACGTACCATGCATCCTGTCATATGACTCGCCTCCTCGGAATTGAAGCAGCTCCCGGGAAATTGCTCGAGAACGTCGACGGTCTGACGATGATTCCACTTGAGAACGTACATAACTGTTGCGGGTTTGGAGGAACGTTCTCTGTCAAAATGCCGGATGTGTCGGTCCAGATGGTGGATGAGAAAGTCGAGTCCATCTTACAGTCAGGCGCAGAGGTGTTGATTGGAGCTGATGCTTCATGCCTAATGAATATCGGTGGACGTCTTCATAAACAAGGACATCCGATTAAAGTGATGCATATTGCCGAAGTCTTAAATGAAGGAGTGAAGCAAGCATGA
- a CDS encoding HesB/YadR/YfhF family protein yields MKIQVTEEALQWFKQEMEVEAGQTVRLFAKYGGSTDLTHGFSVGVITEDVNNAAVETEEDGIRFVVAEQDEWLFQGQDVKVELREEEIVFVQA; encoded by the coding sequence ATGAAGATTCAAGTAACAGAAGAAGCGCTCCAATGGTTCAAACAAGAGATGGAAGTCGAAGCGGGTCAAACGGTTCGTTTGTTTGCGAAATACGGGGGTTCGACAGACTTGACGCACGGTTTCTCCGTCGGGGTCATCACGGAAGACGTGAACAATGCGGCCGTTGAGACAGAAGAAGATGGAATCCGTTTCGTCGTGGCGGAACAAGATGAATGGTTATTCCAAGGCCAAGACGTGAAAGTCGAACTTCGCGAAGAAGAAATCGTCTTCGTACAAGCCTGA
- a CDS encoding NCS2 family permease — MFQLKQHGTNVKQEVTAGITTFVTMAYISVVNPAILSDAGIPFAQAFTATIIAILIGTGLMAFYANLPIAVAPGMGLNAFFAYTLVAQEQIAPSAALGVVFVSSVFFLILSLSPIRTKLIQAIPTSLKHAITTGIGLFIASLGLKLSGLIVADEANLVRLGDVSSPEVLLVLGGLIVSALLFSRNVPGSLLIGMVLTGIAAYFMDILKIDGVTAMPTLPEGLMVNPVTAFSDVIQYGLFGAVLSFFLVTLFDTTGTLVGVGKQAGLLKEDGTIENGHRALFADSLATMGGSLVGTSPSTAYIESAAGVAQGGRTGLTTTIVAGLFGLTLFFSPLIGAISGVAAITAPALIIVGALMLTNVRYIDWSDFSEYFPAFMTILIMPLSGSIERGIAFGFILYPIFKAMNKETVHPLIYLFGALFILEMFFL, encoded by the coding sequence ATCTTTCAGCTGAAACAACATGGGACGAATGTTAAACAAGAAGTGACCGCTGGGATCACAACGTTCGTCACAATGGCGTACATCTCTGTCGTCAACCCGGCGATCCTATCTGACGCAGGTATCCCGTTCGCACAAGCTTTCACAGCAACAATCATTGCCATCCTCATCGGGACAGGCTTGATGGCGTTTTATGCGAACTTACCAATCGCTGTTGCGCCAGGGATGGGACTAAACGCATTCTTCGCTTACACGCTCGTCGCCCAAGAGCAGATTGCCCCGTCTGCCGCGCTCGGTGTCGTCTTCGTCTCGTCCGTATTCTTCTTGATTTTGTCGCTCTCTCCGATTCGAACGAAGTTGATTCAAGCGATCCCGACTTCGTTGAAGCATGCCATCACGACCGGGATTGGGCTCTTCATCGCTTCACTCGGTTTGAAGTTATCGGGCTTAATCGTCGCCGATGAGGCGAACTTGGTGCGTCTCGGTGACGTGTCTTCTCCAGAAGTTCTACTCGTACTAGGCGGTTTGATCGTCTCAGCACTCCTCTTCTCACGAAACGTACCCGGTTCTTTACTCATCGGGATGGTACTTACCGGGATTGCGGCATACTTCATGGATATCTTAAAAATCGACGGTGTCACGGCGATGCCGACGCTTCCGGAGGGACTCATGGTCAACCCCGTGACGGCATTTAGTGATGTCATTCAATACGGTTTGTTCGGTGCCGTCCTCTCGTTCTTCCTCGTCACATTGTTCGATACGACAGGTACGCTTGTCGGTGTCGGAAAACAAGCCGGTCTCTTAAAAGAAGACGGAACGATCGAGAATGGTCACCGTGCACTCTTTGCCGATTCGCTTGCTACAATGGGTGGATCACTCGTCGGAACGAGCCCGTCTACGGCATACATCGAGTCTGCTGCCGGTGTCGCCCAAGGTGGACGTACGGGTCTCACGACGACCATCGTCGCTGGATTGTTCGGATTGACACTCTTCTTCAGCCCGCTCATCGGTGCCATTTCTGGCGTAGCGGCGATCACGGCTCCTGCCCTCATCATCGTCGGTGCGCTCATGTTGACGAATGTCCGGTACATCGATTGGAGTGACTTTAGCGAATACTTCCCGGCGTTCATGACGATTTTGATCATGCCTTTGTCAGGAAGCATCGAACGCGGAATCGCATTCGGGTTCATCTTATACCCAATCTTCAAAGCAATGAACAAAGAGACGGTTCACCCGCTCATCTACTTGTTCGGCGCACTCTTCATTTTGGAAATGTTCTTCCTATAA
- a CDS encoding sensor histidine kinase — MESGKQTYHNEPERLSVILEQAITVHQGSSQHHRITFDCQEDVYVYGDRTRLGQLFTNLLHNAVKYSPKGGDINVRVAYERPDWIDISIEDHGIGIPQTALPKLFDKFYRVDNSASRKIGGTGLGLAICKEIAEGHGGAIHATSNIGKGSIFTVSLPKMDLSNQMSS, encoded by the coding sequence ATGGAGTCTGGCAAACAGACGTACCATAACGAACCAGAACGTCTATCCGTCATTCTCGAACAGGCCATCACGGTGCACCAAGGATCAAGCCAACACCATCGCATCACGTTTGATTGTCAGGAAGATGTCTATGTATACGGAGACCGGACACGACTCGGACAACTATTTACGAATTTGCTGCATAATGCAGTCAAGTATTCTCCAAAGGGTGGCGATATCAATGTTCGTGTCGCATATGAACGACCCGACTGGATTGATATTTCGATTGAAGATCATGGAATCGGAATTCCTCAGACGGCGCTGCCGAAGCTGTTTGACAAGTTCTATCGCGTCGACAATTCCGCAAGTCGTAAAATTGGGGGCACGGGTCTCGGGCTCGCGATTTGTAAAGAAATTGCAGAGGGTCACGGTGGTGCAATCCACGCCACATCAAACATCGGCAAAGGTTCCATTTTCACCGTGAGTCTCCCAAAAATGGATCTATCGAATCAAATGAGTAGTTAA
- a CDS encoding PadR family transcriptional regulator, with protein MNPQFKKGVLNLCVLALVAEQDRYGYELVQAISAKVAISEGAVYPLLRRLTTDGYFTTYLTESGEGPPRKYYQITEQGKTHLTELRAEWDVFTNGVNDLIRGGDDR; from the coding sequence ATGAATCCTCAATTCAAAAAAGGTGTGTTGAATCTTTGTGTACTGGCGCTTGTGGCAGAACAAGACCGCTACGGCTATGAACTCGTTCAAGCGATTTCGGCCAAAGTGGCAATTTCGGAAGGTGCTGTTTATCCATTGTTACGTCGACTGACGACAGATGGCTATTTCACGACGTATTTAACGGAGTCCGGGGAAGGGCCACCGCGAAAGTATTATCAGATTACGGAACAAGGGAAAACACATTTGACTGAGTTGCGAGCGGAATGGGATGTATTCACAAACGGCGTCAATGACTTAATCCGAGGGGGAGACGACAGATGA
- a CDS encoding IS1182 family transposase, whose translation MYKEYTMNQLVLPLDLEVRLQENDIAFAVHDLVEQIPDEAFEPFWRTTGCPAYHPRMMMKIVLCAYTQSAFSGRKIEGLLKDSLRMMWLAQGHEPSYRTINRFRVHPAVSPILKEAFVAFRCHLVETGAIDEEAIFIDGTKIEANANRYTFVWRRAVEKHHAALVEKSNQMYDELMADQVIPEIERESPDALTAQELEQIAARLEETIESINEEISSTTDVEERKRLRAERKKPRHLRKQAADFAARKRRYEEHMATFGTRNSYSKTDRDATFMRMKEDHMKNGQLKPGYNVQIATEGQYTLAYDVYPNPTDTKTLIPFLDEIETFLDLPAYIVADAGYGSQQNYTDILERRGRQPLIPHTMYRKEQKKKWRDDPFNLANWAYDEGTDTFTCPDGRKLPFSHESHRTDRDGFIRDFRVYACESCVDCPFRELCTKAEEGRHRQVSVNGTWEEQKNMTRTLLSDEKTGAVYARRKTDVEPVFGYLKANLGFTRFSVRGKQRVKCELGFALMAVNLRKFIANGIGGSTKKGSGHRKSVTGPLFLSKSLKPASYVPASTFIMTR comes from the coding sequence ATGTACAAAGAGTATACCATGAACCAATTGGTTTTGCCCCTAGATTTAGAAGTCCGGCTGCAGGAAAACGATATCGCCTTCGCCGTCCATGACCTCGTCGAACAGATCCCGGACGAGGCATTCGAACCGTTCTGGCGAACGACGGGCTGCCCGGCCTATCACCCGCGCATGATGATGAAAATCGTCCTCTGCGCCTACACACAGTCCGCGTTCTCAGGACGAAAGATCGAGGGCCTTCTCAAGGACAGCCTACGGATGATGTGGCTCGCCCAGGGCCACGAGCCGAGTTATCGGACGATCAACCGTTTCCGTGTCCATCCGGCCGTTTCCCCGATCCTGAAGGAGGCTTTCGTCGCCTTCCGGTGCCATCTCGTCGAGACCGGCGCAATCGATGAGGAGGCGATCTTCATCGACGGCACGAAAATCGAGGCGAACGCCAACCGCTACACCTTCGTCTGGCGCAGGGCGGTCGAAAAACACCACGCCGCGCTCGTCGAGAAGTCGAACCAGATGTACGACGAGCTGATGGCCGACCAGGTCATCCCTGAGATCGAACGGGAGAGCCCGGACGCGCTCACGGCCCAAGAGCTGGAACAAATCGCAGCGCGACTCGAGGAAACGATCGAGTCCATCAACGAGGAGATCAGCTCAACGACGGACGTCGAGGAACGGAAACGATTGCGTGCGGAACGTAAGAAGCCCCGCCATCTCCGCAAACAGGCTGCCGACTTCGCGGCCCGGAAACGTCGATACGAGGAACACATGGCCACCTTCGGCACACGCAACAGCTATTCGAAGACCGACCGTGACGCGACGTTCATGCGGATGAAAGAGGATCACATGAAGAACGGTCAACTGAAACCTGGCTACAACGTCCAAATCGCAACCGAAGGTCAGTACACGCTCGCCTATGACGTCTATCCGAACCCGACCGACACGAAAACGTTGATCCCGTTCCTCGACGAGATCGAAACCTTCCTCGACCTGCCCGCCTACATCGTCGCCGATGCCGGGTACGGGAGCCAACAGAACTACACGGACATCCTCGAGCGCCGAGGGCGCCAACCTTTGATCCCGCACACGATGTACCGGAAGGAACAGAAGAAGAAATGGCGCGACGACCCGTTCAACCTCGCGAACTGGGCATATGACGAGGGGACCGACACGTTCACGTGTCCGGACGGAAGAAAGCTTCCGTTCAGTCACGAGTCCCACCGAACCGACCGTGACGGCTTCATCCGTGATTTTCGTGTGTACGCGTGCGAGAGCTGCGTCGATTGCCCGTTCCGAGAGCTGTGCACGAAAGCCGAGGAAGGGAGACACCGCCAGGTCAGCGTGAACGGGACCTGGGAAGAACAAAAGAATATGACGAGAACGCTGCTTTCGGATGAGAAAACCGGTGCCGTCTATGCCCGACGCAAGACGGACGTGGAACCAGTTTTTGGATATCTGAAGGCCAATTTGGGTTTCACCCGCTTCTCCGTAAGGGGGAAACAGCGTGTGAAATGTGAGCTCGGCTTCGCCCTCATGGCGGTGAACCTACGAAAGTTCATCGCCAATGGCATCGGCGGAAGTACAAAGAAGGGGTCCGGCCACCGAAAATCGGTGACCGGACCCCTCTTTTTATCAAAATCTCTAAAACCGGCTAGTTATGTCCCAGCCTCTACTTTTATCATGACACGGTGA
- a CDS encoding LacI family DNA-binding transcriptional regulator, with product MANIRDIAKHADVSVTTVSRVLNEHPYVSKEKRARVHKAMKELGYLRNQQALTLSTGKTQRVVVILPYMDHPYYGFFVNGLAKAALEHNYRLVMWQTEYKLSEERQALDLLKHREVDGAIVLSHEMSFKEMETYRAYGPIAVATVGAPETISSIHVDHYASFVSGIRVLQSHGYEQIGMILSRSHSPSSLARQQAYFDEVAHAREQWIWTGYLTSEDGVRLAETFLSQKERPRALFFSSDYVALGFLGEMQRRHIAIPEEVAMLGFDGHPIGRAFGLSTMLSPNEQIGRRLFETTLAEMNGAQPETHGMTVSYQVGTTL from the coding sequence ATGGCGAATATTCGAGATATCGCAAAGCACGCTGACGTTTCGGTGACGACGGTTTCGCGCGTCTTGAACGAGCATCCGTACGTATCGAAAGAAAAACGGGCCCGTGTCCATAAAGCGATGAAGGAGCTCGGGTATTTGCGGAATCAACAGGCGTTGACGTTGTCGACAGGAAAAACGCAACGTGTTGTCGTCATCTTGCCTTACATGGATCATCCGTATTACGGTTTCTTCGTCAACGGACTCGCCAAGGCGGCGCTCGAACACAACTACCGACTCGTCATGTGGCAAACGGAGTATAAGCTGAGCGAGGAACGGCAAGCGCTTGATCTATTGAAGCATCGCGAAGTCGATGGGGCGATCGTCTTGTCGCACGAGATGTCCTTTAAAGAAATGGAGACGTACCGCGCTTACGGACCGATTGCTGTGGCGACCGTCGGTGCACCAGAGACGATCTCATCGATTCATGTCGATCATTACGCATCATTCGTATCCGGTATTCGTGTATTACAGAGTCACGGGTATGAGCAGATTGGTATGATTTTGTCGAGAAGCCATAGTCCGAGTTCCCTTGCGCGTCAGCAAGCCTATTTCGATGAAGTAGCGCATGCGCGTGAGCAATGGATTTGGACTGGGTATTTGACGAGCGAGGATGGCGTTCGGTTGGCTGAAACGTTCCTCTCTCAAAAAGAGCGTCCTCGAGCGCTCTTTTTCTCGTCTGATTATGTCGCCCTCGGATTTTTAGGAGAGATGCAACGAAGGCATATTGCCATTCCCGAAGAAGTCGCTATGCTCGGATTTGACGGGCATCCGATTGGTCGGGCGTTCGGACTGTCGACGATGCTCTCTCCGAATGAACAGATTGGCAGGCGTTTATTTGAAACGACGCTTGCCGAGATGAACGGTGCTCAACCTGAAACACATGGAATGACAGTCAGCTATCAAGTCGGGACAACACTTTAG
- a CDS encoding LutB/LldF family L-lactate oxidation iron-sulfur protein, with product MGIRLDEKFQDRRKDGIEDAFMRQAVSSAQNRLRDGRLNAAGELGDWEAFRDHSEEIRQHVLEHLDYYLYQLSENVSKRGGSVFFAETPEEANRYIREVVRSKQAKHVVKSKSMVTEEIGLNEALQEEGCTVVESDLGEWILQLDEDPPSHIVAPALHKDRDAVHETFTAHGYIGSNDPTELGRYARQELRKDFLKAEVGITGCNFAIAESGAVGLVTNEGNGRMVTSLPDTVISVMGMERVVPSYEEFEVLVNMLCRSAVGQRLTSYITTFAGTRAIGEVDGPEEFHLVIVDNKRSGILGTQFQSVLQCIRCAACINVCPVYRHIGGHAYGSIYPGPIGAVLAPLLDGYENYKELPYASSLCGACTEACPVKIPLHELLIEHRRVIVEENKQSPFVERIAMKGFAVTASSPFLFEAAEHVAPFASSPFATSGQIEKGLPAWTDSKDLPQPNKQTVRDWFKKRGNA from the coding sequence ATGGGGATTCGGTTAGATGAGAAGTTTCAGGACCGTCGGAAAGACGGGATTGAGGATGCGTTTATGCGTCAAGCCGTCAGTTCGGCTCAAAACCGACTGCGCGATGGACGGTTGAACGCTGCGGGCGAACTCGGGGACTGGGAAGCATTCCGTGACCACTCGGAAGAGATTCGTCAGCATGTGCTTGAACATTTGGACTATTACTTATATCAATTGAGTGAAAACGTCTCAAAACGCGGCGGGAGCGTCTTCTTTGCAGAGACACCAGAAGAAGCGAACCGCTACATTCGGGAAGTCGTTCGCTCGAAACAAGCCAAACATGTCGTGAAATCAAAATCGATGGTCACAGAAGAAATCGGATTGAACGAGGCGCTTCAGGAAGAAGGATGCACCGTCGTCGAGTCCGACCTTGGGGAATGGATCTTACAACTCGACGAAGATCCACCGTCTCACATCGTCGCTCCTGCCTTGCATAAAGACCGAGACGCTGTGCATGAAACGTTCACTGCTCACGGATATATCGGCTCGAACGACCCGACTGAACTCGGTCGCTATGCGCGACAAGAACTACGGAAAGACTTTTTGAAGGCAGAAGTCGGCATCACCGGCTGTAATTTCGCCATTGCGGAGAGTGGAGCCGTCGGGCTTGTGACAAATGAAGGAAACGGACGCATGGTGACATCACTTCCTGACACGGTCATCTCTGTTATGGGGATGGAACGCGTCGTCCCTTCCTATGAAGAGTTCGAGGTACTCGTCAATATGCTTTGTCGAAGCGCCGTCGGTCAGCGACTCACTTCATATATCACGACGTTCGCCGGGACACGAGCGATCGGCGAAGTCGATGGACCAGAAGAGTTCCACCTCGTCATCGTCGACAACAAACGATCAGGCATTCTCGGCACACAGTTTCAATCTGTCCTGCAATGTATTCGTTGCGCGGCCTGTATCAATGTCTGCCCTGTCTACCGTCATATCGGTGGTCATGCGTACGGCTCCATCTATCCTGGTCCGATTGGTGCCGTCTTGGCCCCACTCCTTGACGGGTATGAGAACTACAAAGAACTCCCCTACGCGTCGAGTCTATGTGGCGCCTGTACAGAGGCATGTCCTGTGAAGATTCCGCTACATGAACTGTTGATCGAACACCGCCGTGTCATCGTAGAAGAGAATAAACAATCACCTTTCGTGGAGCGGATTGCGATGAAAGGATTTGCCGTCACGGCTTCGAGTCCGTTCTTATTTGAAGCAGCGGAACACGTTGCACCGTTTGCGTCATCACCATTCGCCACGTCTGGTCAGATTGAAAAAGGACTACCAGCTTGGACGGACTCAAAAGACTTACCACAGCCAAACAAACAGACCGTTCGAGATTGGTTCAAGAAACGAGGGAACGCCTGA
- a CDS encoding SDR family NAD(P)-dependent oxidoreductase, with translation MKILVTGATDGIGLATAKLLIEEGHEVLVHGRDEQKLAAVVRKFDSNRVTSYIADLSKSEDVMLFADRLLKEHNSIDVLINNAGIYGAKSRLGENGWDFRFIVNAIAPYVLTKRLLPLLPVTGRVVNVSSAAQARLDYGALQGHSPITDGDAYAQSKLAITMWTYELSKKYPQTFIAVNPKSLLGSKMVKSAYGIDGHNLMIGAKVLRDAVTSDEFEHASGKYYDNDLEQFAEVHPDVYDEEYRQELMETLNSISYL, from the coding sequence ATGAAGATTCTCGTTACCGGTGCCACAGACGGAATCGGACTAGCGACTGCCAAACTTTTGATTGAGGAAGGTCATGAGGTTTTGGTTCATGGTCGAGACGAACAAAAACTAGCGGCTGTCGTGCGAAAATTCGACTCCAATCGTGTCACTTCGTATATTGCTGATCTTTCGAAGTCAGAGGACGTCATGTTATTCGCTGACCGACTACTAAAAGAACATAATTCGATTGATGTCCTAATTAATAATGCTGGAATCTATGGGGCCAAGTCCCGGCTTGGGGAGAACGGTTGGGATTTTCGCTTCATCGTGAATGCGATAGCACCGTATGTTTTGACTAAGAGACTGTTGCCTTTACTTCCTGTAACAGGGCGAGTCGTCAATGTGTCATCTGCTGCCCAGGCACGATTAGACTACGGGGCGTTACAAGGTCATTCACCTATCACGGACGGTGACGCATACGCACAAAGTAAACTGGCAATTACCATGTGGACGTATGAATTATCGAAAAAATACCCTCAGACTTTCATAGCGGTCAATCCAAAGTCCTTGTTGGGTAGTAAAATGGTGAAAAGTGCTTATGGAATCGATGGTCATAATTTGATGATTGGAGCGAAAGTTTTACGTGATGCTGTCACTTCAGATGAATTTGAACATGCGTCAGGCAAATACTATGATAATGATCTTGAGCAGTTTGCTGAAGTTCATCCAGATGTATATGATGAAGAATATAGACAGGAGCTCATGGAAACCTTGAATTCCATTTCGTATCTTTGA
- a CDS encoding oxygen-insensitive NAD(P)H-dependent nitroreductase NfsB, which yields MQLVKTLNDRYSTKEFDVSKQISEADMESIKSLLQLSPSSTNVQPWHFVLATTEEGKARVAKAANGFYSFNESKVTNASAVVVFASKTEITEEYLQHVTNKEDEDGRFAEEEFKHANHAGRKIFVDMHKYDYKDLSHWTEKQVYLNLGSFLLGVASLGIDAIPMEGLDMKMLDEEFGLREKGFTSCVVVSLGYRSEADFNADLPKSRLDLAEIIEEV from the coding sequence ATGCAACTAGTTAAGACATTAAACGATCGATACTCAACAAAAGAGTTTGACGTATCCAAACAAATTTCTGAAGCGGACATGGAGTCGATCAAGTCGCTACTCCAACTTTCTCCATCATCAACGAATGTTCAGCCATGGCATTTTGTGCTTGCGACAACTGAAGAAGGAAAAGCCCGTGTCGCAAAAGCAGCGAATGGATTCTATAGTTTTAACGAATCGAAAGTGACGAATGCATCTGCCGTCGTTGTATTCGCATCTAAAACAGAAATCACAGAAGAGTATCTTCAACATGTGACGAACAAGGAAGATGAGGATGGACGTTTCGCTGAAGAGGAGTTCAAGCATGCTAACCACGCAGGGCGGAAGATTTTTGTCGATATGCATAAATATGATTACAAGGACTTATCTCATTGGACTGAGAAACAAGTTTATCTGAACTTAGGTTCATTTTTACTTGGTGTCGCTTCATTGGGAATTGATGCAATCCCAATGGAAGGATTAGATATGAAAATGTTAGACGAGGAGTTCGGATTACGGGAAAAAGGCTTCACATCTTGTGTTGTCGTATCACTCGGATATCGTTCTGAAGCTGATTTCAATGCAGACTTACCAAAATCACGTCTTGATTTAGCTGAAATCATTGAGGAAGTGTAA